CAGGATGCGGCGGCTGCCGGGATCTTCCATGATCGTATCAAGGCATTGCCGCAGCTGGTCGATCGCCTTGTAAAGAAGCACGCGCGGGCCACCTTGGGGTGCTGACGGGTCCTCCACCACACCGATCCGCGTGTAACCGCGTTTCAGGGCATCGGCAATCTGCGCCTCGCCTTTGGCGTCCGCCGGATCGATCAGCTTGTAAGCCGGCCAGTCGCGCCACTGCACGCCGTAAACGGGGCCCAGATCGTCTTCCCGAAGCCTGTAGGGGTTAGCCAGCCAGTGGGCATTCTCGTTGGCATTCTGGTCCCAGACCTTGCAGCCGAGCGCGCGGAAATCAGCGGCACTCCGGTGCGCACGCATGAAACCGACCATTTCGCCAATCGCCGACTTGAAGGCGAGCCGCTTGGTTGTCACTGCCGGGAAGCCTTCCTGCAGGTCGAACTTCATCATCGCACCGGGGATGCTGAGCGTGCGAATACCCGTGCGGTTGGCCTGCCAGGAGCCGTTATCGAAGATTTCGCGAACGAGGTTCAGATACTGGTGCATACATATCCTTCAGGCCGGAGGGTCCGCCTATTCGAATAGGCACCTTGGCACGACAATTCAAGCCTGACCATCGCCGGCGATGCCCACGCGGCATTCTTTGGGGAATGGAGAGACAGAACCCCAGAGACCGCCCGGGATCATGCCGGGCGGCAGGTTCAATGCCTTGTCGCCTCGCTCAGGCCGAGAAGGCGGGGCCGTGCAGGTGCAGGTCGCGCGCCCGGTGGCGGGCAAGGATCTGCATTGCCTTGGCTTCCTGCTCGCGGCTGCCGATCCGCACCCACAACAGAAGCCCGCCAATGGCCTGCTCAAGCGCCATCCGGCCCTGCATGCGGCGGAACAGTTTCAGCGAGAAATAGCCGCCGCCAATGGCGCCGATAGCGCCCATGAAGACGACGAGCCCCACCGTTTCCCATGTCCCGATGCCCTGCGATACGGCAAGGCCTACGCCCACCAGCACCAGCACATAGAAGGGGATCAGCACGAGCACGAGAAGCGCACTCGAACGGCTGTCCTTGTCGATATAGGCTTCGCGCGGCACCGTGGCATCGTCCTCCAGCTCCTTCACGCTTTTCACCTCATGGCGAAGGGCTGCAGTGATTTCATCGGGGCTTGCAGGGCGCGACATGGCGGCGTTTGAAAAGCCGTGGCTTTCCAGTTCGTCCACCGCTTCCTGCATATCGGTTTCGCTGTCGAATACGGCAACCGCCTCACGA
The Gimibacter soli DNA segment above includes these coding regions:
- a CDS encoding thymidylate synthase; translated protein: MHQYLNLVREIFDNGSWQANRTGIRTLSIPGAMMKFDLQEGFPAVTTKRLAFKSAIGEMVGFMRAHRSAADFRALGCKVWDQNANENAHWLANPYRLREDDLGPVYGVQWRDWPAYKLIDPADAKGEAQIADALKRGYTRIGVVEDPSAPQGGPRVLLYKAIDQLRQCLDTIMEDPGSRRILFHGWNWAQLEEMALPPCHLLYQFLVNQAKGEISLCLYIRSNDVGLGTPFNLTEGAALLHLVGRLTGYKPRWFTYFIGDAHIYENHVDMLQEQLRREPFPAPQLVLSDRIPDYAVTGKYEPEWLEKVEPGDFQLEGYQHHAPLTAPMAV